From Balaenoptera acutorostrata chromosome 8, mBalAcu1.1, whole genome shotgun sequence, the proteins below share one genomic window:
- the LOC103014571 gene encoding cofilin-1, translating into MASGVAVSDGVTKVFNDMKMRKSSTPEEVKKRKKAVFFCLSEDKKNIILEEGKEILAGDVGQTVDDPYATFVKRLPDKDCRYALYDATYETKESKKEELVFIFWAPECAPLKSKMIYASSKDAIKKKLTGIKHELQANCYEEVKDRCTLAEKLGGSAIISLEGKPL; encoded by the coding sequence atGGCCTCTGGTGTGGCTGTCTCTGATGGGGTCACCAAAGTGTTCAACGACATGAAGATGCGTAAGTCATCGACACCAGAGGAGGTGAAGAAGCGCAAGAAGGCAGTGTTCTTCTGCCTGAGCGAGGACAAGAAGAACATCATCCTGGAGGAGGGCAAGGAGATCCTGGCAGGTGATGTGGGCCAGACTGTAGACGACCCCTATGCCACCTTTGTCAAGAGGCTGCCAGACAAGGACTGCCGCTACGCCCTCTATGATGCAACCTATGAGACCAAGGAGAGCAAGAAGGAGGAGCTGGTGTTCATCTTCTGGGCCCCTGAGTGTGCACCCCTTAAGAGCAAAATGATCTATGCCAGCTCCAAGGACGCCATCAAGAAGAAGCTGACGGGGATCAAGCATGAATTGCAAGCAAACTGCTATGAGGAGGTCAAGGACCGCTGCACCCTGGCAGAGAAGCTGGGGGGCAGTGCCATCATCTCCCTGGAGGGCAAGCCTTTGTga